The DNA window ACCGAGTTTTCACTGGAATACGACGACGCCCTGATCGACGAGCGGTTTAGCTATGCGGTGCAGGCTTCGGTCTATGTGGGCGATAGATTGCTGTTCACCAGCGACACGGTCCACCCTGTCTTGACGCGTGGCCAAGGCGACACAGCCGAGGTTGTGATGGTCAAAGCGGGGCGCGAGATGGGAACCGGATTGGAGAACACTCATTGGAAGGTAACTCAGCTGTCCGGTAAGGCGATTATCAGCGAACGGGTGCCCGAAATCCAGTTTGCCGAAGGCGGTGCTTTTGGCGCCAAGGGCGGCTGCAACAGCTTTCGGGGAGAGGCTAGGGTAACGAACAGCAAGATCGCGTTTCCTGACAATATGGCCGGCACCTTGATGGCCTGCCCGCCGCCGCTGGACAAGCTCGAGAAGGATTTCCTGACCGCGCTGACCCAGGTGTCGGGCTATGTCCGCAATGGCGAAGTTCTGGCCCTGACCAATGATGCAGGCGTTGCCGTCATGCGCCTGATGTTGATGCCTTAACGGCTTTGATCTGTTGGGAAAACGCGGCTAGGCTCGCCCCAAGGGAATGGGAGGGCACATGACCAGCCGTGATTTTCGTGTGGCACTGATGATCGTCGCAGCCGTCGTTTTTGTCGGCTGGGCGATTGGCTATGGCATCGGGGTGATGACAAAACCCGCCACAGTGGTCGCACCCGCGCCGCCCACCCAGCCGCTGAAAGCCGAGCACCGCAAGCGCCCGACCAAGATCACCACTGCAACGGGTGCGCAATTGCCAGGCTACAGCGATGTCTATGTGAACGACTATGTTGACTTGCTGACGGACGAAGCCGAGGAGCGGATTCGGGCCAAGTTCATCGAGCTCTATGATCGCACAGGGGTCGAAATGACCCTGCTGACCATTCAGGACATGGGGTTCTATGGGCATTCCGGCGACATCCGATCCTTTGCCACCGCCACGTTCAACGAATGGGGCGTGGGCAATGCGACGCGCAACGATGGCGTGCTGATCTTGATCTCGCGCTATGACCGCGAGATGTGGATCGCGCTTGGCGATGGGTATGACAGCAGCTGGGACGCGCGGATGCAGCGCGTCGTCGACAACGGGTTCCTGCCGTGGTTCCGGGCCGATCAGTATGAGGCGGGGCTGGAAAAGGGCACGGATGAGACTGTGCGAGAAGTTTCCGGCGTCTATCCCGGGCAGTGGGACGCGGGATCGTTTCAGCGGGGTGTAAGTTGGCTGTGGCGCAAGATCCAAGCGATTGGACACGGGCTGTTGGGGCTGGTGCTTGTCCCGATTGGTGGCTTTGTCTGGTGGCTGCGGAAGTACATGCGCAACCGTCCGCGTCCTTGTACGCACTGCGGCGCGATGATGGAGCGTGCAGGCGAAGAGGCCGAGGATGCCCATCTGGACGGGGGGCAGCAGCTTGAGGAATACCTGAAATCCGTTGACTACGACGTCTGGCATTGCCGGTCCTGCGGGCACATGGACATCAACCGCTATCGCAGCTGGTTCTCGGGTTATGGCGCCTGTCCGCAATGCAACTATCGCACGCTGTCGACCACCAGCACGGTGCTGAGTGCTGCCACCAAATCCAGCACGGGCCGCAAGCGGGTAGATTACGACTGCAAGCACTGTGGCCATCACGACAGCGAGGTGCGCACGATCCCGAAGCTGTCCGACAGCTCCAGCTCGGGCGGGTCCAGCCGGTCGAGTTTCGGTGGTGGTTCGTCCTCTGGCGGTGGGGCCGGAGGGAGCTGGTAGGCGAGGCCTGTTAGCGGAATTCGTCTTGCGGGATCAATCTGGGGGAGACTACGGTGAGCGCATAACAGTCTGTGAGTTGGTCATGTGTTTCCGAGTTTTGGTGGTGTCGCTGGTCTTTTGGTTCGGCGCTTTGGTCGCGGCGGTTTCTGGTACCCTTTCGGGGTCCGTGTCTAACGTGGACCCAATTGACCTGCTTAAACCGTCAGAGATGACAGTGAAATTGGTGGTCAATGCAGACGACGGTGACAGCGCGCGCATTGTCGCCAGCACGCGAATTCCGGTCGCGATGCTTCCGGCGGTGTTTGATCTGACCTTTGACGACGACATGATCGACAAAAACGATCATGCGACGGTCGAGGTTGAAATCGCGTCGGATGGCGGACTGTTGTTTGCTAATTTTGCCGCCGTCCCGGTTGATATTGATGTGGCGGAGGAGCCCGTCGAAATCACAGTGTTCCTTTTGCTCAATGACCTGCTCAGTGGCCGCTGGCAAGTGACCGAGCTTAGCGGAACGCCGCTGAACATGTCTTGGAGACCACATATCGCTTTCACCGGAGCAGGGACGTTCGAGGTGACGGCAGGGTGCAACACACTCTCCGGGGTTGCCCAGACGAAGCAAAATCTACTGCGCCCTAACGAGGTGCTGTTCCCGGTTGAAACCGCCGGAACGCTGCTGGCCTGTCAGGCGCATCTGGCGACCTTGGAGCGCGCGTTTCTGAATGACTTGCAGGATGTCCGGCATTATCAGCAAGAGGGTCTCGACCTTACCCTTTTTGATAAGGCCGAGACTGCGATCATGCGGTTGCGTTTCATACGCTCCTGAGTTCAAGCGATGGCGCGCGAGCGGCCTGCGTTGCGACCTGAGAAGATGCAGCCGCCCAGGAAGGTGCCCTCCAAAGCGTTGTAGCCGTGGTAGCCGCCACCGCCGAAACCTGCGACCTCGCCCGCGGCAAAGAGGCCCGGAACGACTTGGCCGTCTGCGCCCAGCATCTGACTGTCGAGGTTGGTCTGCAATCCCCCAAGCGTCTTGCGCGTCAGGATGTGCAGCTTCACCGCAATGAGGGGGCCGTTGGATGGATCCAGGAACTTATGCGGCTTGGCCGTCCGGATCAGCCGGTCGCCGCGATAGTTGCGCGCCGCATGGATGGCCATGATCTGCGCGTCCTTGGTGAACGGGTTGTCCATTTGCGCATCGCGCGCTTCGATCTGGGCGCGCAGGTGATCCTCGTCAATCAGGTTGCCACCCAACTGGTTCATCCCGCGCACCAGATCGCCCAGGGTGTTGGCGACAACAAAATCCTCGCCCTTTTCCTTGAACGCCTCAACCGGGGCGGTGGCGTTTTTGCCGGACAGGATACGCTGGCGGATAACTTCCGACCATTTGGCAGAGGTGAAGTCAGGGTTTTGTTCGCTGCCTGACAGCGCAAATTCCTTCTTGATCACCTTCTGGGTCAAAACGAACCAGCTGTATTCATAGCCCGTTTTCAGGATCTCTTTGAGCGTGGTCAGCGTGTCAAAGCCCGGCAAGCAGGGTGGCTCCAGCCGGTTGCCGGTGGCATCAAACCACATCGAGCTTGGGCCGGGTAGAATGCGGATGCCGTGGCTGGGCCAGATCGGATCCCAGTTTTTGACGCCCTCGGTGTAATGCCACATGCGGTCGCCGTTGATCACATGGCCGCCGGCCTTTTCGCTGATTGCGATCATGCGGCCGTCGACGTGAAAGGGGACACCTGCGACCATCTCTTGCGGTGGCTCGCCCAGACGATCACGCGGCCAGGATTTGCGCACAAGTTCGAAATTGCCGCCGATGCCGCCCGAGGTGACGATGACGGATGGGGCATAGACTTCGAACTCGCCGACCTCGTCACGGTTGGTTTTCTGGCCACGGTCTGCTCCGTCGTCAGACAGCACCTCACCCGAGACGCCACTGGCTGCACCGTTTTGCATAATGATGTGGCTGGCCTGATGGCGGAACCGCAGGTCGATCAGCCCGTTGCTGGCGTGTTCGCGCACACGGCGCACGAAATGCTCGATGACGCCTGGGCCAGTGCCCCAGGTGATGTGGAACCGTGGGACAGAGTTGCCGTGACCATTGGCATATGATCCGCCACGCTCGGCCCAGCCCACAACCGGAAACCAGCGCAGGCCCATGTCGTGCAGCCAAGGGCGCATCTCGCCAGCAGCAAATTCTACATAGGCTTCGGCCCATTTGCGGGGCCATGCGTCTTCGGGCCGGTCGAACTGAGCGCTGCCCATCCAGTCGCGCAAGGCCAGATCGGCATTGTCCTTGATCCCCATGCGGCGCTGTTCGGGGGTGTCGACCATAAACAGGCCACCCAGGGACCAAAAGGCCTGCCCGCCCAGGAATTGCTCGGGCTCTTGGTCTAGCACGATGACCTTTTTGCCCCGGTCACCCAGTTCAGCAGCAGCGGCCAGCCCGGCCAGCCCCCCGCCCACGATGATTGCATCTGCGGTGTTGGTGGTCATGGATCAGGCTCCTTCAGCGGCTGCGAAACCAGAAGATGAATGGGAGGGAGACGAAATACATCGTGATCCCATAGACGGCGGCGGGCAGGGCCAAGGGGCTTAGGCCCGTGGTTGTGGCGGTGATCAGCGCGGCCAGCGTGATGCCAAGGGCCGAGTTCTGGATGCCGGTTTCGATCGCGATCGTCTTGGTCTCGGTCCAGCCAAGTCCCGCTATGCGTGCCAAACCCAGGCCCATCAGCAACAGAATCACGTTGAGTGAAATCAGACCGGCCCCCATGACGCCCAGATTGTCGATGAACAGTTGCCAGTTGCCCGCCAGGGCGGCGATGACGATCAGGACAAAGAGCACGGTCGCCAGTTTGGACAGCGGCCCGTCAATGGCCATGGCTGCGCCCTTGAAGTAGTGCCGCACCGTGACACCGATGGCGACGGGCAGGGTGGTGATCAGGAACATGGCAATTGCCAGACCACTGATCGACACCTCGGGCGCGGCCTCACCCATGAAATGGGTCACCGACCAGGCGGCCAGCACCGGCACCGTCAGGATCGACAACAGGCTGATGACGGCGGTCAGTGTCACCGAAAGCGCCACGTCGCCCTTGGCCAGCTTGGCCAGAATGTTGCTGGTTACTCCACCGGGGCAAAAACTGAGCAGCATGAAGCCCACGGCAATCTCGGGTGGAAAGGCAAAGGCGGTGACCAGGGCAAAGGTCACGATGGGCAGTAGGATCACCTGGCTGATGGCGCCGATGGCAAAGGGAAACCTGCGGGTCAGGACGCGCCTGAAGTCCGCCGCTTCCAGCCCGATGCCCAGTGACAGCATGATGATGGCCAACGACAGCGGCAGCCCCACATTGATCAGAAAGTCCAAAACCACCCCTCCCAAAGTCGTTTTGGCCAGCCTAAGCGGGGGAGGATGGTTTCGGCAATGGGGGATGCCGTTAGGTTATCTGTCTAACTGTAACGTTCAACAAACCGTTTCAGGATCTTGCCGGGCTCGGTCACATCGGCGCCGTGGCAGGCGGCGATCAGCGTCTCGGCGTCTTCGGGTGGGAAATAGCCATGGTTGCGGTAGATGTTGATGCGCTGTTCAAAGTCCGCCGCATCGGCCTCGGGGTGGAACTGCGTGGCATAGACGTTCTGCCCCCAGCGAACCATTTGGATCGGGCAGGGGGCCGAGGCCACCAGATGCACGCATCCCTCGGGTAGGCGCTGCACTGCTTCCTTGTGACCGACATAGGCGTCGAACACCGGCTTGAGCCCTGCGGTCAGGGGATCGGCCTCACCCTCGGGTGTCAGGGAACAGAGTGACGGGCCGACCGGCTCGCCATATTGCGCCTTGGACACGTCGCCGTTCAGATGGGTTGCCAGGATGCCTAAACCGTAGCAGCAGCCCATGAACGGGTGATCCAGCGCGGTGATTTGCGGCATCAGCGACAGCGCCGCCGCCTCGACCCGCGCGTCGAGTTCCGATTTGGTGGCTGGGTCGTCGCTGACGCAGCCGGGACCGCCGCCCACGATGACACCGGCATAGTCGGTCACGGTCAGGTCCGCTGGCAGGTCTTCGCAATCCAGCCGCACACGGACCGCGCGGTCAGGTGACAGGCCGGTCTGCTTGAGGATCGAGGCGAACTCGGCATCCGAGGCATCGGTTTCAGGGCGAAGCTGCAGGATCAAGAACGGTTTCATGGGGTCGGATTACCGATGCTGGAAGGCAGGGGCAAGCGGCCCCATTGCCGCGTCAGGGGTTCTTGATGGCCGAGTGATCGACATAGTCCCATTCCAACCCCTCATTACGGTAGATGCGCTTGCCCTTGTTGGGGTAATCGCCGACGTCGTGCGCCAACCGCTGCCCGATCACCAGCACCCGCAGCAGGTCCGGGCCATCGTTGCGCAGCCCGTGCGCATGGCCGCCCTTGCGGTAGCCAATGAAGTCGCCGGGGCTCACGGTCTGCTCTTCACCGTCGATGATCGAGACCGCCTGACCGGACAGGACATAGACGCATTCATCCTCGAAATGATGCACGTGGTATTCGGTGGTATCGCGGTCCGGCTCGACCTCGATGATGTGCACGCCAATGCCGGTCAGGCCGGTGACATCGCCCAGGGATTTGTTAATCCGCTGCGCGTTGGGGTTCAGGAAATGGGTCTTTGCTGTTCCTGCCATCGCGGCGATGGCTTGGGCGGTCAGCAGATAGCCGTCGTGGCTCATGGGGTTCCTTTCCGGGGGTTACATTGGCCAGAAGACCAGAATGGACGGGATGGACACGGCGACGACCAGCACCTCAAGCGGCAGGCCCATGCGCCAATAATCGCCAAAGCGATAACCGCCGGGGCCAAGGATCAGCGTGTTGTTCTTGTGCCCGATGGGGGTCAGGAAAGCCGCCGATGCCGCCACCGCCACCGCCATCAGGAACGGATCGGGGGAAACGCCCAACGTGTTGGCCATCTGGATGCCCACCGGCGCAGCCACGATGGTGGTGGCAGTGTTGTTGAGCACATCCGACAGGGTCATGGTCACAACCATCAGAACGGTCAGGATTGCCCAGGCAGGCAGGCCATTTGTCAGAGAGATCAGGCTGCCTGCAATGAGTTCAGTTCCGCCCGAACTTTCCAAGGCTGCCCCTAAAGGGATCATTGACCCAAGCAGCACCACAACAGGCCATTCGATGTGATCGTAAATCTCGGCAATCGGCAAGATTTTAGTCAGGACATAGCCCACGACCACCAACCCCAGGGCAATCGGCAGGTAGAGCAAACCAACTGAGGCCGCAATCACGGCCGCCGCAAAAAGGCCGATGGCGAGCCAGACTTTTTCGTTGGCCGTCACACTCAGCCCGCGTTCAGCCAGTGGGAGGCAGCCCAGCCATTCGGTCACATCCGGTCCCCGGTCGCGAGGCACCATCAGCAGCAGGATGTCACCTGCTTCGACCTGGGTCTTTCGGACCTGTTTGGTGATCCGTTTGCCCTGGCGCGAGATGCCCATCAGCACGGTGCTCTGCCGCCAGGCCAGCCCGATGGATTGCGAGGTCTTGCCGGTGATCCGGCTGTGCTCGGTTGCGACCACCTCGATCACTTCCAGGCCGTCACCTGCGGCTTTCAACACCTCTTGTCGGCGGCTGTCCGAGAAGTCGAGGTTCAGGGCGGTGCGGAACTCATCCAGCGCCTCGGGCACAGCCTCCAACACCAGCGCATCGCCTGCCCGCAGGATGGCGTTTGCCGCGCGGCCATAGCGGCGTTTGCCGTCGCGGATCAGGCCCAGAATGGCCACGTCGGTTTTTTCGGCAGTCTCGTCCAGCTCGGCCAAGCGCTTGCCGATGTGGGGACTGTCTTCGGGTACGGTCAGCTCGGCGATGTACTGCGCCAAGGCCTCGGCGTGTTCCTGATCATCGCCGCGTGTCGGGATCAGACGCCAACCGATCAGGGCGACAAAAATCAAGCCCGCGATGGCCGCAATCCCACCCACCGGGGCAAAGTCGAACATGGCAAAGGGTTCCCCCACTGCCTCGGCCCGGATCGAGGCGATGATGATGTTGGGCGGCGTACCAATGAGCGTGGCCATGCCGCCCAGGATGGTGGCAAAGCTCAGCGGCATCAGGCTCAGCCCCGGCACGCGCCCCGCCTTGCGCGCGGTCTGAATGTCGACGGGCATCAACAGGGCGAGGGCGGCGACGTTGTTCATGAAAGCCGACAGAACCGCCCCGATCCCGCCCATCAGTGCAATGTGCGCGCCAAGGCCCCGTGAGGCATCGACCAGCGTGCGGGTGATCAGAAAGACCGCGCCGGATCGCACCAGACCGGCCGAGACGACCAGCACCAGTGCAACTACGATGGTCGCGGGGTGGCCAAAACCGGAAAACGCGTCTGCAACGGGAACCACGCCCAGAACGACGCCCAGCATCAGCGCCGAAAAGGCCACCAGATCGTACCTGAACCGACCCCATAGAAGGAACGCAAACACCAAGCCAAAGAGCGAAAACAAAATGATCTGATCTGTCGTCATGGGCGCACCCTAGCCGGTTCAACCCAAAGGTGCGACGGGGAATTCGCGTCTTACAGGGTCAGGAATTTGTGACGCAGGGTCGAAAGAGATCAATATTGTCAAAGTGACAAGAATCGCCTTATCGGATAAATTGTCTAACGGACAAGAAACGATAAAGGCGAGACAAATGGCACGCCCCAAAATGGAAACCGAACGCAAGGCGCAGATCCTGGATGCGTTGGAGCGCATCGTTCTGCGCGATGGTTTGGCCAAGCTGACACTGGCCAAAGTGGCCGAAGAGGCGGGCTTGCCGCGTTCGCTGTTGCGGTACTTTGCCGGCAATAAGATCGACCTGGTGCTGCTGCTCTTTGACCGGATGATTGAACGGGGTGAGGCCAAGCTGGAACAGCTGGAGCAGGTCAGACAGGAAGGCCTGAGCGCCCCAAAGCTGGTTGATCTCGTACTGGATGAATTGCTGGGCGACGAAGATCTGAGCCTGATGGTGGATGAGCTTTGGCCCTATGCCGCGCTGGATGATCGCATTCAAGAGCGGTTGCGAGGGCTCTATCAGCGCCTGTGCCTCGAACTGTCCACCCATATGGCAGCAGATGGCATTGGCAACAGCGACCAGGACCGCGAGCGGCGCGCCTACGGTATCGTGTCCATGGGATTTGGCGCCGCCTTTTTTGTGGACATTGGATTTATGCCGCCCAACCCGGATGCGCTGCGCAAGGTTGCGCATCAACTGTTGTTGTCGGACGGACCGGACTGAGAAAGCAAAGGAGACCCTCATGAAATGGATCGAACGCGGGGCAGTTGCCATAGTGGCACTGGCCCTGATCGGCGGAGCTGTGTTTTGGGACAAGATACAGGACGTGCGCGCCCTGATGGCCTATTCAGCTGTTTTTGAACCCGAAAACATCGATCAGAACTTTCGCACGCTCTATGAAACCTACCCCTCGATCACCATCAAACGGAGCGGTCCCGTAGCCGATTTCGAGGTGCAGGAGCAGGCCAATATCCTGCCCGCAACGTTCACCTACGAGGGGCAGGAACTGCCCACCCAAAAGCTGTTCGATGCCTTCCATTGGACCGGTCTGGCGGTACTGAAGGATGGAAAGCTGATCCACGAGGCTTATGCCCGTGGCAACAGCGCCGAGACCCACCATATCGAAATGTCGGTGACCAAATCGCTGACCTCGATCCTTGTGGGCGTTGCCCATGATGCCGGCGACCTGGATGTGGATGCGCAGGTGACCAGCTACGTTCCCGAGTTGAATAACAGCGGATACGACGGCGTCACCGTTCAGCAAGTGCTCGATATGACTTCGGGCATTCGGTATGTCGAGGACTACGACGATCTGAACTCGGACATCGTGCAGACGGTGGTCGCGATGCTGCGCGGCTCGCTTGATGAGTTTTCGACCACCATCGTGCGCGAGCGCGAGCCGGGGACGTTCAATCAATACGCCAGTATTGAGACGCAAGTGCTGGCCTGGGTGCTGCGTCGGGCGACCGGGCAGGACTATGCCCAGTACTTCCATGACAAGCTTTGGGCCAAGATCGGAGCTGAAGGGGATGCGCTGATGCTGGTGGACCAGACGGGCGAGCCGGTGGCCTTTGGCGGGGCCAACCTGCGCCTGCGTGATCTGGCGCGCGTTGGTCAGATGGTGTTGAACGGGGGCGTCTCGATGACAGGTGAGCGGGTGGTCTCGGCGGTTTGGTTGCAGCAATCCGTCACCACGGATACCCCACAATCAATGCCGGGGGATCACGCGGCCTCGGACTTTCTGCTGGGGTACAAGAACCAGTGGTGGATTCCCGTTGACCGTGATGGCGGCGATTTCATGGCGATCGGGATTTATGGTCAGTTCCTCTACATCAACCCAGGCAGGGGCGTGGTGATAGCGATGAATGCAGCCTATCCTGAGTACAACGAAAAGCCCGAAACCGAGATGCAGATGGTGTCGGCCTTGCAAGCGATTGCCAAACATGTGAGCCCGGACAGCTGATCTGGACGTCAAACGGGGTGCCGGATGCTTGAACCTGGCCCCCTGCTTGTTTTATAGAGGCCCGCGAAACCGAATTCTTGCAGGAGCACCACATGGCCGGCCACTCAAAATGGGCAAACATTCAGCACCGCAAGGGCCGTCAGGATGCTTTGCGGTCCAAGCTGTTTTCCAAACTGTCCAAAGAGATCACCGTGGCCGCCAAAATGGGCGATCCGGACCCCGAGAAAAACCCGCGTCTGCGCCTGGCCGTGAAAGAGGCCAAATCGCAGTCCGTGCCCAAGGACGTGATTGATCGCGCGATCAAGAAATCGCAGGCGGGCGAAGGCGACGACTACGAAGAAATCCGGTACGAGGGCTACGGTCCCAATGGCGTGGCTGTCATCGTCGAGGCGATGACCGACAACCGCAACCGCACCGCATCGACCGTGCGCTCGACGTTTTCCAAAAACGGCGGCAACCTGGGCGAAACCGGCTCGGTCGGCTTCATGTTCGACCGCAAGGGCGAGGTTGTCTACAACGCCGATGCAGGCGATGCCGACACCGTGTTCGAGGCCGCGATTGAGGCAGGCGCCGAGGATTGCGAAAGCTCGGACGATGGCCACATCATCTATTGCGCGGATAGCGACCTGAACGACGTGTCGAACGCGCTGGAAGAGGCACTGGGCGAGTCTGAATCGACCAAGCTGGTGTGGAAACCCACCACCACCACCGAGTTGGACCTGGAAGGCATGCAAAAGCTGATGAAGCTGATTGATGCGCTCGAAGACGACGACGACATTCAGCGCGTCACCGCCAACTTCGAGGCCTCGGACGAGGTGATGGAGCAGCTTTAAGCCGCCCCCTCGGATGAAATTTGGCGCCCATCACAACAAGGTTGTGGTGGGCGTTTTCTTTTGTTGATGTAGCGATGCCATTTGGGCAGCTAT is part of the Falsiruegeria litorea R37 genome and encodes:
- a CDS encoding YbaY family lipoprotein; protein product: MNEFGWNVMTLGKIFASAALSVAMGTTAMAGTITGSASYRERIALPPEAVLDVRLVDISRQDVAATVLSSKRYAMTGVPTEFSLEYDDALIDERFSYAVQASVYVGDRLLFTSDTVHPVLTRGQGDTAEVVMVKAGREMGTGLENTHWKVTQLSGKAIISERVPEIQFAEGGAFGAKGGCNSFRGEARVTNSKIAFPDNMAGTLMACPPPLDKLEKDFLTALTQVSGYVRNGEVLALTNDAGVAVMRLMLMP
- a CDS encoding TPM domain-containing protein; amino-acid sequence: MTSRDFRVALMIVAAVVFVGWAIGYGIGVMTKPATVVAPAPPTQPLKAEHRKRPTKITTATGAQLPGYSDVYVNDYVDLLTDEAEERIRAKFIELYDRTGVEMTLLTIQDMGFYGHSGDIRSFATATFNEWGVGNATRNDGVLILISRYDREMWIALGDGYDSSWDARMQRVVDNGFLPWFRADQYEAGLEKGTDETVREVSGVYPGQWDAGSFQRGVSWLWRKIQAIGHGLLGLVLVPIGGFVWWLRKYMRNRPRPCTHCGAMMERAGEEAEDAHLDGGQQLEEYLKSVDYDVWHCRSCGHMDINRYRSWFSGYGACPQCNYRTLSTTSTVLSAATKSSTGRKRVDYDCKHCGHHDSEVRTIPKLSDSSSSGGSSRSSFGGGSSSGGGAGGSW
- a CDS encoding META domain-containing protein, with product MVSLVFWFGALVAAVSGTLSGSVSNVDPIDLLKPSEMTVKLVVNADDGDSARIVASTRIPVAMLPAVFDLTFDDDMIDKNDHATVEVEIASDGGLLFANFAAVPVDIDVAEEPVEITVFLLLNDLLSGRWQVTELSGTPLNMSWRPHIAFTGAGTFEVTAGCNTLSGVAQTKQNLLRPNEVLFPVETAGTLLACQAHLATLERAFLNDLQDVRHYQQEGLDLTLFDKAETAIMRLRFIRS
- a CDS encoding FAD-binding dehydrogenase, giving the protein MTTNTADAIIVGGGLAGLAAAAELGDRGKKVIVLDQEPEQFLGGQAFWSLGGLFMVDTPEQRRMGIKDNADLALRDWMGSAQFDRPEDAWPRKWAEAYVEFAAGEMRPWLHDMGLRWFPVVGWAERGGSYANGHGNSVPRFHITWGTGPGVIEHFVRRVREHASNGLIDLRFRHQASHIIMQNGAASGVSGEVLSDDGADRGQKTNRDEVGEFEVYAPSVIVTSGGIGGNFELVRKSWPRDRLGEPPQEMVAGVPFHVDGRMIAISEKAGGHVINGDRMWHYTEGVKNWDPIWPSHGIRILPGPSSMWFDATGNRLEPPCLPGFDTLTTLKEILKTGYEYSWFVLTQKVIKKEFALSGSEQNPDFTSAKWSEVIRQRILSGKNATAPVEAFKEKGEDFVVANTLGDLVRGMNQLGGNLIDEDHLRAQIEARDAQMDNPFTKDAQIMAIHAARNYRGDRLIRTAKPHKFLDPSNGPLIAVKLHILTRKTLGGLQTNLDSQMLGADGQVVPGLFAAGEVAGFGGGGYHGYNALEGTFLGGCIFSGRNAGRSRAIA
- a CDS encoding bile acid:sodium symporter family protein; this translates as MDFLINVGLPLSLAIIMLSLGIGLEAADFRRVLTRRFPFAIGAISQVILLPIVTFALVTAFAFPPEIAVGFMLLSFCPGGVTSNILAKLAKGDVALSVTLTAVISLLSILTVPVLAAWSVTHFMGEAAPEVSISGLAIAMFLITTLPVAIGVTVRHYFKGAAMAIDGPLSKLATVLFVLIVIAALAGNWQLFIDNLGVMGAGLISLNVILLLMGLGLARIAGLGWTETKTIAIETGIQNSALGITLAALITATTTGLSPLALPAAVYGITMYFVSLPFIFWFRSR
- a CDS encoding glutamine amidotransferase; translated protein: MKPFLILQLRPETDASDAEFASILKQTGLSPDRAVRVRLDCEDLPADLTVTDYAGVIVGGGPGCVSDDPATKSELDARVEAAALSLMPQITALDHPFMGCCYGLGILATHLNGDVSKAQYGEPVGPSLCSLTPEGEADPLTAGLKPVFDAYVGHKEAVQRLPEGCVHLVASAPCPIQMVRWGQNVYATQFHPEADAADFEQRINIYRNHGYFPPEDAETLIAACHGADVTEPGKILKRFVERYS
- a CDS encoding cupin domain-containing protein; translation: MSHDGYLLTAQAIAAMAGTAKTHFLNPNAQRINKSLGDVTGLTGIGVHIIEVEPDRDTTEYHVHHFEDECVYVLSGQAVSIIDGEEQTVSPGDFIGYRKGGHAHGLRNDGPDLLRVLVIGQRLAHDVGDYPNKGKRIYRNEGLEWDYVDHSAIKNP
- a CDS encoding SLC13 family permease, producing MTTDQIILFSLFGLVFAFLLWGRFRYDLVAFSALMLGVVLGVVPVADAFSGFGHPATIVVALVLVVSAGLVRSGAVFLITRTLVDASRGLGAHIALMGGIGAVLSAFMNNVAALALLMPVDIQTARKAGRVPGLSLMPLSFATILGGMATLIGTPPNIIIASIRAEAVGEPFAMFDFAPVGGIAAIAGLIFVALIGWRLIPTRGDDQEHAEALAQYIAELTVPEDSPHIGKRLAELDETAEKTDVAILGLIRDGKRRYGRAANAILRAGDALVLEAVPEALDEFRTALNLDFSDSRRQEVLKAAGDGLEVIEVVATEHSRITGKTSQSIGLAWRQSTVLMGISRQGKRITKQVRKTQVEAGDILLLMVPRDRGPDVTEWLGCLPLAERGLSVTANEKVWLAIGLFAAAVIAASVGLLYLPIALGLVVVGYVLTKILPIAEIYDHIEWPVVVLLGSMIPLGAALESSGGTELIAGSLISLTNGLPAWAILTVLMVVTMTLSDVLNNTATTIVAAPVGIQMANTLGVSPDPFLMAVAVAASAAFLTPIGHKNNTLILGPGGYRFGDYWRMGLPLEVLVVAVSIPSILVFWPM
- a CDS encoding TetR/AcrR family transcriptional regulator: MARPKMETERKAQILDALERIVLRDGLAKLTLAKVAEEAGLPRSLLRYFAGNKIDLVLLLFDRMIERGEAKLEQLEQVRQEGLSAPKLVDLVLDELLGDEDLSLMVDELWPYAALDDRIQERLRGLYQRLCLELSTHMAADGIGNSDQDRERRAYGIVSMGFGAAFFVDIGFMPPNPDALRKVAHQLLLSDGPD
- a CDS encoding serine hydrolase domain-containing protein, giving the protein MKWIERGAVAIVALALIGGAVFWDKIQDVRALMAYSAVFEPENIDQNFRTLYETYPSITIKRSGPVADFEVQEQANILPATFTYEGQELPTQKLFDAFHWTGLAVLKDGKLIHEAYARGNSAETHHIEMSVTKSLTSILVGVAHDAGDLDVDAQVTSYVPELNNSGYDGVTVQQVLDMTSGIRYVEDYDDLNSDIVQTVVAMLRGSLDEFSTTIVREREPGTFNQYASIETQVLAWVLRRATGQDYAQYFHDKLWAKIGAEGDALMLVDQTGEPVAFGGANLRLRDLARVGQMVLNGGVSMTGERVVSAVWLQQSVTTDTPQSMPGDHAASDFLLGYKNQWWIPVDRDGGDFMAIGIYGQFLYINPGRGVVIAMNAAYPEYNEKPETEMQMVSALQAIAKHVSPDS
- a CDS encoding YebC/PmpR family DNA-binding transcriptional regulator produces the protein MAGHSKWANIQHRKGRQDALRSKLFSKLSKEITVAAKMGDPDPEKNPRLRLAVKEAKSQSVPKDVIDRAIKKSQAGEGDDYEEIRYEGYGPNGVAVIVEAMTDNRNRTASTVRSTFSKNGGNLGETGSVGFMFDRKGEVVYNADAGDADTVFEAAIEAGAEDCESSDDGHIIYCADSDLNDVSNALEEALGESESTKLVWKPTTTTELDLEGMQKLMKLIDALEDDDDIQRVTANFEASDEVMEQL